In Anopheles gambiae chromosome 2, idAnoGambNW_F1_1, whole genome shotgun sequence, a single window of DNA contains:
- the LOC1279761 gene encoding deoxyribonuclease-2-alpha, with amino-acid sequence MMLRLWLCLGGVLLVAKITYGQSSAPPDDVLGCRLETGELVDWYYLYKLPKESSERDSPTNGLRYTFVSSKDVDGKHTKGSPLQWHTAQYSVNQSESAPGRTITPSSRHPSTVFTIMYNDEPTNAPVDMERGHTKGVVSTDGTAGYWLIHSVPKFPPAIGSDYGYPHTGMMYGQSFLCITLNATQMETVARQLLFNEVTVYSKSVPVALAARFPTLQRAAQMAPVDKSPPFYSAQTIQSRAGVEFVTFAKSRHFGKELYADWIAPVLDVGLMVESWQHGSGNLPSDCSSDGGRRRHSVLNVREVSVGREDRFSTLKDHSKWAVGGADGDGGVKDAKEWICVGDINRQEHQKQRGGGSVCQSSKLVAELYRGMIDEVEPCPK; translated from the exons ATGATGCTCCGTTTGTGGCTGTGTCTCGGTGGTGTGTTACTAGTGGCCAAGATCACTTACGGTCAATCTTCTGCCCCGCCCGACGATGTCCTTGGTTGTCGTTTGGAAACGGGCGAATTGGTTGATTG GTATTACCTGTACAAGCTACCGAAGGAGTCTTCCGAGCGTGATTCCCCGACCAACGGGTTGCGGTACACGTTCGTATCGTCGAAGGATGTCGATGGAAAGCACACCAAAGGATCACCGCTACAATGGCACACTGCCCAGTACAGCGTGAACCAGTCCGAGAGTGCACCCGGCCGCACGATTACACCCTCCAGCCGGCATCCGTCCACCGTCTTCACGATCATGTACAACGATGAACCCACGAACGCACCAGTCGACATGGAGCGTGGCCACACGAAGGGTGTCGTCAGTACGGACGGTACCGCAGGCTATTGGTTGATTCACTCCGTCCCAAAATTTCCACCGGCAATTGGGTCCGATTACGGCTACCCGCACACCGGCATGATGTACGGGCAAAGTTTCCTGTGCATTACGCTGAACGCAACGCAGATGGAAACCGTTGCCAGGCAACTGCTGTTCAACGAGGTGACGGTGTATTCGAAGAGCGTTCCAGTGGCATTAGCGGCCCGCTTTCCTACGCTACAGCGTGCCGCCCAGATGGCACCGGTCGATAAGTCGCCACCGTTTTACAGCGCCCAGACGATCCAATCCCGGGCCGGTGTTGAGTTTGTGACGTTCGCGAAAAGTCGCCACTTTGGGAAGGAGCTGTACGCGGACTGGATTGCGCCGGTACTGGATGTGGGGTTGATGGTGGAGAGCTGGCAACACGGCAGTGGCAATCTGCCGAGTGACTGCTCATCGGATGGCGGACGGCGCCGGCACAGTGTGCTGAATGTGCGTGAAGTGTCTGTTGGGCGGGAGGATCGGTTTTCCACGCTGAAAGATCACTCGAAGTGGGCAGTAGGTGGTgcggatggtgatggtggagtGAAGGATGCGAAAGAATGGATTTGTGTCGGGGACATCAACAGGCAGGAGCACCAGAAGCAGCGAGGCGGTGGCAGTGTATGCCAGTCGTCGAAGTTGGTGGCCGAACTGTACCGCGGCATGATCGATGAGGTCGAACCGTGTCCGAAGTGA